CTCGGTGGATTCCCGCCAGGTCTATCGGTTCATGGATGTCGGGACCGACAAGGTCAGCCGCAAAATCAGGGAAGAGATCCCCCATCACCTGATCGACGTGGCTGACCCCGATGAGACCTTCTCGGCGGCGGACTTCGCCGCCGGCGCGTCAAAGGCGGTGGAGCAGATCCTGGCCAGGGGCCGGGTGCCCATCCTCGCCGGAGGCTCTCCCTTTTATTTCAAGGCGCTTTTTTCCGATGTCATCCACGAGGGCCTCAAGAGATGGGACGACACGAGGAAAGAGTATGAAAAGGATTGGGACCGGGGCCGATCCGAAGATCTTTACAGGAGGTTGGAAAGCCTTGACCCCGAGTACGCCTCCAGGATTCACCCCAACGACCGTTTCAGGATCATAAGAGCCCTTTCCATAATAGACAGGACGGGCGAAAACCCCACCAGCCTCAGGGCGAAGGGGCCGGTGAGCCCTAACTCCTTCAGACCGTTCTATATCGGCCTTTACCCCGGCCGGGCCGAACTGTACGGCAAGATCGCGGAGAGGGTGCGTGAGCAATTCGCCTCCGGCTACCCCGAGGAGGTGGCCTTCCTCCTTTCGAGGGGTTTCGGACCGGAACTGCCCTCCATGAAAGGCTTCGGGTACAGGGAACTGGCGGCTTTCCATCGGGGTGAAATAACCCTCGAGGAGGCCATCGAGGGGGACATCAGGGCGACCAAGGCTTTCGCCAGGAGGCAGATGACCTGGTTCAGGAGATTTTCCCCGTGCCTGTGGTATTATGTCACCGGCGCATCGATCCAGGATATAGCGAGGAAAGTGGTGGATCTTTGGGAAGCAAGACAGGGGGAACAGTCGGGGTGGAATTGATCTTCGTCGAACCGAAGGGTTTCTGCTTCGGGGTCAGAAGAGCCATAACCGCCCTCGAGGAGTCCCTGGAAAGTCACGGCAGGGTCTACGCTCTGGGTAGCCCGATCCATAACCCCCAAGAAGTGGAAAGGCTCCTCTCAAAGGGCCTGGAGATCATAGAGACCCCTTCCGAAGTGCCGCCGGGGGGCACCGTATTCATCCGCGCCCACGGCATATCCGATTGTATCATGGAAGAACTGCGAGCCAGGAACGCCCGGGTGCTGGACGGGACGTGTCCCTTCGTGAGCAGGGCGAAGGAGAAGGCGGCCCTGCTCGCCCGGGAAGGTTACACGGTCTTGATCCTGGGGAACAAGGATCATCCCGAGGTGAGGGCCCTGAGGCAATCCCCGGAAGGCTCCGTCATCGTCGTGGAGCCCGGTCACCTCGCGGACCCGGCCTGGGAGGGACTGGAAAAGGTTGGCATCGTCTCTCAGACCACCCAGCGGAAGGAGAACCTGGAAGCCCTGGTTTCCCGAGTGTCCTCCGCCGTCCACGAGACGAGGATTTTCAATACCATCTGCGACGCCACATCGTCGAGGCAGGAATCGGTGGCGCGGCTTGCCGATTCCGTTGATGGTATTATCATTATAGGCGGCAAGAACAGCGCCAATACGACGCAGCTTTTCCAGGTAGCGTCTGCCTCGGGGAGCCCTGTCCTCTGGATCGAGGACGTGGACGGTCTCAAAAGGGGATGGTTGGAGGGCAAGAAAAGGATCGGGATCGCGGCGGGGGCGAGCACACCCGACTGGCTGATCCGAAAAATCGCTACGAGACTTGATTCTGCAGGGAGCGCCGGGGAGGATGGTTGGTAATGACCGAAGAAACAGGATCGAACAACGAAAAGGCAGCAGTTCCCTCAAGCGAGGGCAACAACAATGAATCGATGGAGAACTTTCTTGAGAAGTACAGCGTAGGCGCCTTTCACCGCGGCAAGACCGTGGAGGGCACCGTGGTGACCTCCAACGACGAGGGCTGGCTGGTGGACGTGGGCTTCAAATGCGAGGGTTTCCTGCCCAGGAACGAGTGGAGCCACCGTTCCCTGGTCGAGGCCAGGGAGGTCCCTTCCGTAGGGGACACTATAAGGGTGCAGGTGGTATCCCTGAAGCACGGGGAGGAATCCCAACTGACCGTCAGCCGTTGGAGGACCGAGTTCGACGAACGGTGGGACGCCATGGAATCGTGCCTCACCGACGAGGACGTGCTGGAGGTCAGGGGCCTCAGAAAGGTCAAGGGCGGCCTCATCGTCGACTGTTGCGGCATCGAGGGTTTTGTTCCCGTCTCGCACCTCGCCGAGGAGGGCAGGGGGGTCAACCCCTCGAAACTGGTCGACGACACCTTCCATGTCAAGGTCCTTGAAAAGGATCGCCGCAAGAGGCGGATCGTCCTCTCCCGGAGGGCCCTCCTGGAGGAGGAACTCCAGGAAGAGAGGCAGGCCTTCTTTGAAAAGACGGAGGTAGGGCAGACCATGGAAGGCACGGTGACCTCCATCACCTCCTTCGGCGCCTTCGTCAACCTGGGCCCCGTGGAGGGCCTTGTCCACAACACGGAACTCGCCTGGGGGAGGAATATCAAACCCAAAGAGGTCGTAAACAAGGGCGACCGGGTGAAGGTCAGGATCATCGGGATCGATCCCGAGAGTTCCCGGGTTTCCCTGAGCATAAAGCAGACCCAGCCCGACCCGTGGGATGACGTGACGGACCGCTACGAGGAAGGCCAGGTCCTCACCGGGAAGATCACCAACCTGGCCGATTTCGGAGCTTTCGTAGAACTCGAGCCCGGCGTCGAGGGCCTGGTCCATATAGGCGATATAAGCTGGCAGAGGATCCGCCACCCGAGGGAGATCCTCAAAAAAGGTCAGAAGGTGGAAACGCAGATCCTCTCCGTCGATGGAGAAAACAAGAGGATCAGCTTGGGTTACAAACAACTGCATGATCCCTGGAAGGACTTGGAGGAGAAGTACCAGGTCGATGGTGTCTACCCCGTCAAAGTGGTCCGCCTCACCGATTTCGGGGCCTTCGTCGAACTGGAGGAAGGTATCGAGGGCCTTATCCATGTCTCCCAGATCAGCC
This genomic interval from Thermovirga sp. contains the following:
- the miaA gene encoding tRNA (adenosine(37)-N6)-dimethylallyltransferase MiaA; the protein is MTASPRELLSLIGPTASGKTLLSLELARRLKGEIISVDSRQVYRFMDVGTDKVSRKIREEIPHHLIDVADPDETFSAADFAAGASKAVEQILARGRVPILAGGSPFYFKALFSDVIHEGLKRWDDTRKEYEKDWDRGRSEDLYRRLESLDPEYASRIHPNDRFRIIRALSIIDRTGENPTSLRAKGPVSPNSFRPFYIGLYPGRAELYGKIAERVREQFASGYPEEVAFLLSRGFGPELPSMKGFGYRELAAFHRGEITLEEAIEGDIRATKAFARRQMTWFRRFSPCLWYYVTGASIQDIARKVVDLWEARQGEQSGWN
- a CDS encoding S1 RNA-binding domain-containing protein, with translation MTEETGSNNEKAAVPSSEGNNNESMENFLEKYSVGAFHRGKTVEGTVVTSNDEGWLVDVGFKCEGFLPRNEWSHRSLVEAREVPSVGDTIRVQVVSLKHGEESQLTVSRWRTEFDERWDAMESCLTDEDVLEVRGLRKVKGGLIVDCCGIEGFVPVSHLAEEGRGVNPSKLVDDTFHVKVLEKDRRKRRIVLSRRALLEEELQEERQAFFEKTEVGQTMEGTVTSITSFGAFVNLGPVEGLVHNTELAWGRNIKPKEVVNKGDRVKVRIIGIDPESSRVSLSIKQTQPDPWDDVTDRYEEGQVLTGKITNLADFGAFVELEPGVEGLVHIGDISWQRIRHPREILKKGQKVETQILSVDGENKRISLGYKQLHDPWKDLEEKYQVDGVYPVKVVRLTDFGAFVELEEGIEGLIHVSQISRKRVERPGDVISEGQEVQAQVIEIKTAERRIRLSMSALEEPEPQEER
- the ispH gene encoding 4-hydroxy-3-methylbut-2-enyl diphosphate reductase, which gives rise to MELIFVEPKGFCFGVRRAITALEESLESHGRVYALGSPIHNPQEVERLLSKGLEIIETPSEVPPGGTVFIRAHGISDCIMEELRARNARVLDGTCPFVSRAKEKAALLAREGYTVLILGNKDHPEVRALRQSPEGSVIVVEPGHLADPAWEGLEKVGIVSQTTQRKENLEALVSRVSSAVHETRIFNTICDATSSRQESVARLADSVDGIIIIGGKNSANTTQLFQVASASGSPVLWIEDVDGLKRGWLEGKKRIGIAAGASTPDWLIRKIATRLDSAGSAGEDGW